One Archangium lipolyticum genomic window carries:
- a CDS encoding type II toxin-antitoxin system RelE/ParE family toxin, translating into MSRRPHVRWTHRSIGDLRAIGRYIAEDNPRAARQWVERLRQRAHEAAATPKAGRRVPEIEREDIREVFLRSYRIVYRVVRDGIEVLTVFEGHRLFPGDALRGEDEG; encoded by the coding sequence GTGAGCCGTAGGCCACATGTCCGATGGACACACCGGTCCATCGGAGATCTGCGCGCCATTGGCCGCTACATCGCCGAGGACAATCCACGAGCTGCACGCCAGTGGGTTGAACGCCTGCGGCAGCGTGCACACGAGGCAGCCGCCACGCCCAAGGCCGGACGCCGTGTGCCGGAAATCGAGCGGGAGGACATTCGTGAAGTGTTCCTGCGCTCCTACCGCATCGTGTACCGCGTGGTTCGGGATGGAATCGAAGTGCTGACGGTCTTCGAGGGACATCGCCTCTTCCCGGGTGACGCGCTTCGCGGTGAAGACGAGGGCTGA
- a CDS encoding DUF2254 domain-containing protein, giving the protein MKLILTRLAERIGTSYWLVPTLCVAVAIGLSHAAQALDSHLSQDETAWYLFRGGPEGARSVLSAVSSSMMTFAGLVFSVTILVLQQASNQFSPRVLRTFLRDRRSQLPLGIFVGTFVYALLTLRGVRGTAEGIEMYVPSLAVWLAVVLVLLCVGTFIYYIHHVAQSIRAVVILTRIRDETRHTLERMYPEGLGEDTEDARLDRPRGNPSLLVPYSGTSGVLVAVDEEQLFSCAREAGVTLALVPMVGDFVPHGGMLLEVWGDASCLDVKVLVNAFSIGPERTLQQDTAFGFRQLVDIAEKALSPGINDPTTAVQAIDQLHDLLRRMVRRRFPSPVRGDEDGTPRLFCPRPDWNAYVRLAVDEVREYGEGSIQIARRLRFLLVDLLRVAPDFRRDELERQLALLDASVGRAFVDEREAELARRASPQGHGPH; this is encoded by the coding sequence ATGAAGTTGATACTCACACGCCTCGCCGAGCGCATTGGCACGAGTTACTGGCTGGTCCCCACACTGTGCGTGGCCGTGGCCATCGGCCTCTCGCACGCCGCCCAGGCACTCGACTCGCACCTGTCGCAGGACGAGACCGCCTGGTACCTCTTCCGCGGAGGACCCGAGGGCGCCCGCTCGGTGCTCTCCGCGGTGTCCTCCTCGATGATGACGTTCGCCGGCCTCGTCTTCTCCGTCACCATCCTCGTGCTCCAACAGGCCAGCAATCAGTTCTCCCCGCGCGTCCTTCGCACCTTCCTCCGGGACCGGCGGAGCCAGCTCCCCCTGGGCATCTTCGTGGGCACGTTCGTCTACGCCCTGCTGACGCTGCGCGGTGTCCGGGGCACGGCGGAGGGCATCGAGATGTACGTGCCCTCGCTGGCCGTCTGGCTCGCGGTCGTCCTCGTCCTGCTCTGCGTGGGCACCTTCATCTACTACATCCACCACGTCGCCCAATCCATCCGCGCCGTGGTCATCCTCACCCGCATCCGCGACGAGACGCGCCACACCCTGGAGCGGATGTACCCGGAGGGACTTGGCGAGGACACGGAGGACGCCCGCCTCGACAGACCCCGGGGAAATCCCTCACTCCTCGTGCCGTATTCCGGCACCTCCGGCGTGCTCGTCGCCGTCGACGAGGAGCAGCTCTTCTCGTGTGCCCGGGAGGCCGGCGTCACCCTCGCCCTGGTGCCCATGGTGGGCGACTTCGTCCCTCATGGCGGTATGCTCCTCGAGGTCTGGGGCGATGCCTCGTGTCTCGACGTGAAGGTCCTGGTGAATGCCTTCAGCATCGGCCCGGAGCGTACCCTCCAGCAGGACACCGCCTTCGGTTTCCGCCAGCTCGTCGACATCGCCGAGAAGGCCCTGTCTCCCGGCATCAATGACCCCACCACGGCGGTCCAGGCCATCGACCAGTTGCATGACCTGTTGCGGCGCATGGTCCGCCGGCGCTTTCCCTCTCCCGTGCGCGGGGACGAGGACGGCACTCCGAGACTGTTCTGCCCACGCCCGGACTGGAATGCCTATGTCCGGCTCGCCGTGGATGAAGTGCGTGAGTACGGCGAGGGCTCCATCCAGATCGCCCGGCGCCTGCGTTTCCTGCTGGTGGACCTGCTGCGGGTGGCTCCGGACTTCCGGCGGGACGAGCTGGAGCGGCAGCTCGCGCTCCTGGATGCGAGTGTCGGGCGCGCCTTCGTGGACGAGCGGGAGGCCGAGCTGGCCCGCCGCGCCAGCCCGCAGGGGCACGGCCCCCATTGA
- a CDS encoding DUF421 domain-containing protein — MRPIDWHTMWVPEMNPLEVILRVSLVFLFAQLVLRLAGRKELGRYSTFDLALLFLLTVCLRRTLVGDDDSLTTGFIALATLASWDRFFSWLSFRDRHAARLLEGRPLELVREGELVHDNLRKTHISQKELLSRLRSHGRDDLRTVRAAFLEPNGQVTFLFRESGGSSSH, encoded by the coding sequence ATGAGACCCATCGACTGGCATACCATGTGGGTTCCGGAGATGAACCCGTTGGAGGTCATCCTCCGCGTCTCGCTGGTGTTCCTCTTCGCACAGCTCGTCCTGCGGCTCGCCGGACGCAAGGAGCTGGGGCGCTACTCCACCTTCGACCTGGCACTCCTCTTCCTCCTCACCGTCTGCCTGCGCAGGACCCTCGTGGGCGATGACGACAGCCTCACCACGGGCTTCATCGCCCTGGCCACGCTCGCGTCGTGGGACCGCTTCTTCTCGTGGTTGTCCTTCCGAGACCGCCACGCGGCCCGGCTGCTGGAGGGCCGCCCCCTGGAGCTGGTCCGCGAGGGCGAGCTGGTACACGACAACCTGCGCAAGACCCACATCTCCCAGAAGGAGCTGCTCAGCCGGTTGCGCTCCCACGGCCGGGACGATCTGCGGACGGTCCGCGCCGCCTTCCTCGAACCGAATGGCCAGGTGACCTTCCTCTTCCGCGAGAGCGGGGGCTCCTCGTCCCACTGA
- a CDS encoding DUF421 domain-containing protein, producing MFYDDWHDLGRVLLVGVCAYVALVLMLRLSGNRTLSKLNAFDFVVTVALGSTLATVLLSKDVSLAEGVLAFAVLIGLQFLVTWTSVRVSWVNHLVKSEPVLLFHQGRFLPRAMRRARVVEQEVLAVLREQGVARLDTVEAVVLETDGSLSILRRSDKSPETLAHVRVPGPEEAPRP from the coding sequence ATGTTCTACGATGACTGGCATGACCTGGGCCGCGTGCTGCTCGTGGGGGTCTGTGCCTACGTGGCGCTGGTGCTCATGCTGCGCCTGTCGGGCAACCGGACCCTCTCCAAGCTGAATGCCTTCGACTTCGTGGTGACGGTGGCGCTGGGCTCGACGCTGGCCACGGTGCTCCTGTCGAAGGACGTGTCACTGGCCGAGGGCGTGCTGGCCTTCGCCGTCCTCATCGGGCTCCAGTTCCTGGTCACCTGGACCTCGGTGCGCGTGTCCTGGGTCAACCACCTGGTGAAGTCCGAGCCCGTGTTGTTGTTCCACCAGGGGCGCTTCCTCCCCCGCGCCATGCGCCGGGCGCGGGTCGTCGAGCAGGAGGTGCTGGCCGTGCTGCGAGAGCAGGGCGTGGCACGGCTCGACACCGTCGAGGCCGTCGTGCTCGAGACCGATGGCTCGTTGTCCATTCTTCGCCGGTCCGACAAGTCACCCGAGACCCTGGCCCATGTGCGCGTGCCCGGTCCCGAGGAGGCGCCCCGGCCCTGA
- a CDS encoding AI-2E family transporter translates to MNGGRLTLAAAARFSGRCLLVAGLVFVLGYIVSRLPLVFLSVFVALLFTTLLHPVADWLARHRVPRSLAALAAVLLAVVLIGGLFAWIVPKAVSELSANSDTLARRARSFARSLTQLMPGEQPTLDELGARAEQWLRQHGRTLTSGAASGVATLLSVLSGMLLSLVLTFFFVRDGRALVRAPLSLLSPERRRLARAAMGRAWHTLGGWVRGTMVVALIDAVGVGVGLLILGVPLALPLALLTLLSAFVPVIGALVAGSVAVLVAWATGGTRDALFTLGIVLAIQQLEGNVLQPMVMSRVLPLHPAVVLLGVTTGGLVAGIAGAFVAVPLLAAVTAGGRAFLEETRKPPRGGDTSLEEPEEGEAQLPVHH, encoded by the coding sequence ATGAACGGAGGACGTCTCACACTGGCGGCGGCGGCGCGCTTCAGCGGGAGGTGCCTGCTCGTCGCTGGCCTCGTCTTCGTCCTGGGCTACATCGTCAGCAGACTGCCCCTGGTCTTCCTGTCGGTGTTCGTGGCGCTGCTGTTCACCACCCTTCTCCACCCCGTGGCGGACTGGCTCGCCCGCCACCGCGTTCCGCGCTCCCTGGCCGCGCTCGCCGCCGTCCTGCTGGCGGTGGTGCTCATCGGCGGCCTCTTCGCGTGGATCGTCCCGAAGGCGGTCTCCGAGCTGTCGGCCAACTCCGACACGCTGGCGCGCCGGGCCCGGTCGTTCGCGCGCTCGCTCACGCAGCTCATGCCAGGGGAGCAGCCCACGCTGGACGAGCTGGGAGCACGGGCCGAGCAGTGGTTGCGCCAACACGGGCGGACGCTCACCTCGGGGGCCGCCTCGGGTGTCGCCACGCTTCTCTCCGTGCTGAGCGGAATGCTGCTCTCCCTCGTCCTCACCTTCTTCTTCGTACGGGATGGGCGCGCCCTGGTGCGCGCGCCCCTCTCCCTGCTCTCGCCCGAGAGGCGCCGGCTGGCCCGTGCCGCCATGGGCCGGGCCTGGCACACCCTGGGAGGCTGGGTCCGCGGGACGATGGTGGTGGCGCTCATCGACGCGGTCGGCGTCGGCGTCGGGCTGCTCATCCTCGGAGTCCCCCTGGCGCTGCCACTCGCGCTGCTCACCCTGCTGAGCGCCTTCGTCCCCGTCATCGGTGCGCTGGTCGCGGGTTCGGTCGCGGTGCTGGTGGCGTGGGCCACGGGAGGCACCCGGGACGCGCTCTTCACCCTGGGCATCGTGCTGGCCATCCAGCAGCTCGAGGGCAATGTCCTCCAGCCCATGGTGATGAGCCGCGTCCTGCCGCTCCATCCGGCGGTGGTGCTCCTCGGCGTCACCACGGGAGGCCTGGTGGCGGGCATCGCCGGGGCCTTCGTCGCGGTGCCGCTGCTGGCCGCCGTCACGGCCGGGGGGCGGGCCTTCCTCGAGGAGACACGCAAGCCGCCGCGGGGCGGCGACACGTCCCTGGAGGAGCCGGAGGAGGGGGAGGCCCAGCTGCCCGTCCACCACTGA
- a CDS encoding PD-(D/E)XK nuclease superfamily protein, whose amino-acid sequence MTGHEYADLVARYIVRNYASRGVKAYREVHVGKTLTGRGRRVDIFVLEHETRTALAIECKYQGSVGTVDEKIPFALQDLESMKIPVCVSYAGDGFSQGILHILSASPIAAYCLPGAKTLAPSPETRELDCILAMTFKWWDVLVRGKKRVAL is encoded by the coding sequence ATGACTGGACACGAATACGCGGACCTGGTGGCCAGATACATCGTGAGGAACTACGCCTCGCGCGGGGTGAAGGCGTACCGCGAGGTGCACGTCGGCAAGACACTCACCGGGAGGGGACGGCGCGTCGACATCTTCGTGCTCGAACACGAGACGCGCACCGCGCTCGCCATCGAGTGCAAGTACCAGGGCAGCGTGGGCACGGTGGACGAGAAGATTCCCTTCGCCCTGCAGGACCTGGAGAGCATGAAGATTCCCGTGTGTGTCTCCTACGCGGGTGATGGCTTCTCGCAGGGCATCCTCCACATCCTCTCCGCGTCTCCCATCGCGGCCTACTGCCTGCCCGGCGCGAAGACGCTCGCGCCCTCCCCGGAGACACGCGAGCTGGACTGCATCCTCGCCATGACCTTCAAGTGGTGGGACGTGCTCGTGCGCGGCAAGAAGCGCGTGGCGCTCTAG
- a CDS encoding DNA-methyltransferase, whose translation MPRYRLSHTDAVEWLRSLPDGSVDLVITDPAYESLEKHRAIGTTTRLKRSKGSSNQWFRIFPNARFPELFAEVFRVLKRDSHFYLFCDPETMFVAKPLAEAAGFRFWKPIVWDKLHIGMGYHYRSRYELILFFEKGRRRLSDLGVADVLPVPRVYRGYPAEKPPEVSEVLIRQSSEPGGVVVDPFMGSGSVGVAAARLGRDFWGTDICDEALAVSGTRLLAEGAEPEEAPEDSREMRRVRSG comes from the coding sequence ATGCCTCGCTACCGCCTTTCACACACTGATGCCGTCGAGTGGCTCCGGTCTCTACCGGATGGCTCGGTGGACCTCGTCATCACCGACCCCGCCTACGAGTCGCTCGAGAAGCACCGTGCCATCGGCACCACCACGCGCCTCAAGCGCAGCAAGGGGTCGAGCAACCAGTGGTTCCGCATCTTCCCCAACGCGCGCTTCCCCGAGCTGTTCGCCGAGGTCTTCCGGGTGCTCAAGCGCGACTCGCACTTCTATCTGTTCTGTGATCCGGAGACGATGTTCGTCGCCAAGCCGCTCGCCGAGGCCGCGGGCTTCCGGTTCTGGAAGCCCATCGTCTGGGACAAGCTGCACATCGGCATGGGCTATCACTACCGCTCGCGCTACGAGCTCATCCTCTTCTTCGAGAAGGGCCGGAGGCGGTTGAGCGACCTGGGCGTGGCGGACGTGCTCCCGGTGCCGCGCGTCTACCGGGGCTATCCGGCGGAGAAGCCCCCGGAGGTGAGCGAGGTGCTCATCCGCCAGAGCAGCGAGCCCGGAGGCGTGGTGGTGGATCCGTTCATGGGCTCGGGCTCGGTGGGGGTAGCGGCGGCGCGGCTCGGGCGGGACTTCTGGGGCACCGACATCTGTGACGAGGCGCTGGCGGTCTCCGGGACGCGCCTGCTGGCCGAGGGCGCGGAGCCCGAGGAGGCGCCGGAGGACTCGCGGGAGATGCGCAGGGTCCGGAGCGGTTGA
- a CDS encoding four-helix bundle copper-binding protein, giving the protein MAQVETHRASVQPFLPTGNDQLTEEMRGCISNCISCSAVCLQTVTYCLQRGGKHAAPDHIRLLEDCVQICKTSADFMLRASPLHPRTCAVCAEVCERCAVECEKMGDDTTMKACAEACRRCAESCRKMSATA; this is encoded by the coding sequence ATGGCACAGGTCGAGACGCACAGGGCTTCGGTTCAACCCTTCCTTCCCACCGGAAACGACCAGCTCACCGAGGAGATGCGAGGCTGTATCAGCAACTGCATCTCCTGTTCCGCCGTATGCCTTCAGACGGTGACGTATTGCCTCCAGCGGGGCGGCAAGCATGCGGCCCCCGACCACATCCGGCTGCTCGAGGACTGTGTGCAGATCTGCAAGACGAGCGCGGACTTCATGTTGCGAGCCTCGCCCCTGCACCCCCGCACCTGCGCCGTCTGCGCCGAGGTGTGCGAGCGGTGCGCGGTCGAGTGCGAGAAGATGGGGGATGACACGACGATGAAGGCGTGCGCCGAGGCCTGCCGCCGCTGCGCGGAGTCCTGCCGCAAGATGAGCGCGACGGCATAG
- a CDS encoding type II toxin-antitoxin system Phd/YefM family antitoxin, which yields MKPLHVSEDILPIADFKARASEVVRRLREHRRPVVITQSGKPAAVLLSPEEFDRLTHRARFLEAVGEGLADAEAGRVVSDEALGRMLDDEFGKHEP from the coding sequence ATGAAGCCGCTCCACGTCTCAGAGGACATCCTGCCGATCGCCGATTTCAAGGCTCGTGCCTCCGAGGTGGTCCGCCGCCTGAGGGAGCACCGGCGCCCGGTGGTCATCACGCAGAGCGGCAAGCCCGCCGCCGTGCTGCTCTCACCGGAGGAGTTCGACCGGCTCACCCACCGGGCACGATTCCTGGAGGCAGTCGGTGAAGGGCTCGCCGATGCCGAGGCAGGCCGGGTCGTCTCCGACGAAGCGCTTGGCAGGATGTTGGATGACGAGTTCGGTAAGCACGAGCCGTGA
- a CDS encoding mechanosensitive ion channel family protein, whose amino-acid sequence MRQARGRLRAFRKASFLAVALTGLLLLVVGPSEEALAEDGGVTAPADIPSEPKRQLQPEEVAREASAEAERTVLGVRQGFLNALPKLTVVLGTLLLTWGMARGLRAVLHRVMGRWARADASTALVSIFVWLLGTGIAVSVMAGDIRAMLGSVGLVGLALSWALQTPIESFTGWLLNSFQGYYRVGDRVQVGDVFGDVYAIDFLSTTVWELGSPERPGAVHAEQPTGRLITFPNNEVLTGTVVNLTRDFPYVWDELLVPVANESDLRYVLELLRRLALEVVGADMAGPAHQYEQLLRKARLETSVADTPEVYVSLAESWTNVTIRYLVHARQRRKWKSLLAERVMVELNQPLHAGRIIPVLPRQQVQFLGVDGRPTDVPGKRRVE is encoded by the coding sequence GTGCGGCAGGCCCGTGGCCGGCTGCGGGCCTTCCGCAAGGCGTCCTTCCTCGCGGTGGCGCTGACGGGATTGCTGCTGCTGGTGGTGGGGCCCTCCGAGGAGGCGCTGGCGGAGGATGGCGGGGTCACCGCCCCCGCGGACATTCCCTCGGAGCCGAAACGCCAGCTTCAACCCGAGGAGGTGGCACGCGAGGCGAGCGCCGAGGCGGAGCGAACGGTGCTGGGGGTGCGCCAGGGCTTCCTCAACGCACTCCCCAAGCTCACCGTGGTGCTGGGCACGTTGCTGCTCACCTGGGGTATGGCACGGGGGCTCCGGGCGGTGCTGCACCGGGTGATGGGGCGCTGGGCGCGGGCGGATGCCAGCACGGCGTTGGTGAGCATCTTCGTGTGGTTGTTGGGCACCGGTATCGCCGTGAGCGTGATGGCGGGGGACATCCGCGCGATGCTCGGCTCGGTGGGCCTGGTGGGCCTCGCGCTCTCCTGGGCGCTGCAGACGCCCATCGAGAGCTTCACCGGGTGGTTGCTCAACTCCTTCCAGGGTTATTACCGGGTGGGAGACCGTGTCCAGGTGGGCGACGTCTTCGGGGACGTCTACGCCATCGACTTCCTGTCCACCACGGTGTGGGAGCTGGGCAGCCCGGAGAGGCCCGGCGCCGTGCATGCCGAGCAGCCCACGGGCCGGCTCATCACCTTCCCCAACAACGAGGTGCTGACGGGCACCGTCGTCAACCTCACCCGGGACTTCCCCTATGTCTGGGACGAGCTCCTCGTGCCGGTGGCCAACGAGTCGGACCTGCGCTACGTGCTGGAGCTGCTGCGGCGCCTGGCCCTCGAGGTGGTGGGCGCGGACATGGCCGGCCCCGCCCACCAGTACGAGCAGCTCCTGCGCAAGGCCCGGCTGGAGACGAGTGTGGCGGACACGCCCGAGGTGTATGTCTCCCTCGCCGAATCGTGGACGAACGTCACCATCCGCTACCTCGTCCATGCCAGGCAGCGCCGCAAGTGGAAGAGCCTGCTGGCCGAGCGGGTGATGGTGGAGCTCAACCAGCCGCTCCACGCCGGCCGCATCATCCCCGTCCTGCCCCGCCAGCAGGTGCAATTCCTCGGTGTGGATGGACGGCCCACGGACGTACCGGGGAAACGAAGGGTTGAGTGA